The genomic DNA GAGACAATTGAAATGGAAGCTAAGCGGCATCCAGCCCTATGTCGTTTCCGCCGATCCATCCCTGGTCAAGCAGATCACACAAGACGATATTATCCGGGGAGTGACGATTGCAGCCAACGGCTTCTACGGTCCGCAAGGCCGCAAGCTCCGCTTGCCGCTCGCCGATCCGGAACTGAACCGTAAAATAGAAGCTTTCGAGTTCAACGATAGCCGGATTACCAACTTCGAAATGGAAAGTTCGTCTCTCGCCGGACTGTCCGCCTTGATGGGACATCGTGCCATGACCGTGTGCTGCATTATTGCCGGTCGGGTGGCCCAAGACATGAATACCGAATACAAAGGTTCCATGACCGGCCTGATCGAAACGGTATTGGACCGGATCTAAAAGAAAGCTATGCATTATAGTTGCTAACCCTATGGGTTACGCAGGTTAAAGCATAGGGTTAGCAACCACAACGCATAGGGTTACAAAAAGCCTTGCCCTTTCAAGACTTTCAGTAATACGTCGGAGAAATATTCATTGTTGGCCTTCGTATAACGTACATCCGTAAATACCTGGGCCAATGTTTTCTTATCATTCTCCCGTACAAATTGTTTATTTACTTCCAACTCTTCCTTATCGTGGTATAAGGCATCGATAGAAGCTGACGTATAATCCGTATAAACCTCCTGGTGAACCACCGCTCCGAGTGGCAAGCGTTCCACCTGTTCAGGCATTCCGTCGGGATAGCCGACCGTGACTGTCACGATAGGGACAACCAAGCGTGGAAGCGACAAGGCATCGATAATCTTATCTGCGTTATAAGCCGTCGTTCCCAAATAGCAGATTCCCAATCCTTTTTCCTCTGCTGCCGTACAGAAACTTTGGGCAAACAGCATCGCATCGATAGTCGAAGCGATAAAAGTCTGGAAATTATCGAAACCGGCCACTGCATCGCGCAGCTCCGCCCATTTTACAAAACGGTTAGCATCGGCACAGAAGGTGAGCACGACCGGAGCCGCCGTAATCATCGGCTGATTGAAATGGGCAGGAGCCAACTTTTCCTTATTTGCCTTATCGCGGGTAATGACCACACTATACAGTTGCATATTCCCCGTATTGGATGCACGGGCAGCAACCTCCAGCAATTCATTCAACAAAGCATCCGGAATGTCCTGAGTCGTATATTTACGGATCGTCCGTCTGTTTTTCATATTTTCCAACATAGCTTACATATTTAGTTGATGACAAAATCAATCAATAACAAAGACCGAGTGCCCAGACAGGTATTTTGTTTCCTACACTTTTAGGCTGTCCGTGTATAGCGGCAAACGCATTTTCCACATTCTTGATACGCTCATAATCCATCAACGGATCACCGATCATGAACGTGTACTTTTCATTCACACGATAATCTCCATTATGCAAAAGCTCCACAGTCCCGCAATTAGACATCTGATCGACGAAAAACGTCTCACCCACGTAAACCCGCTCCATCTCCCGGAAAAGACTTGCCATCAGATTCGTGTTCGCCAGGAAAGAGCGATACGAACGGGCCAGTGTGCCGTCTTCTTTTCTGACTTGTAGAATGCGGAGCACCCCTATCTCTTTTATATAACCCAATAACCGGTGTATATGTGTATTATCCGCCTCATATTTGGATGTCAAAGCCTGCATGCGGGGAAATTCCGGAGCTTCTTGGGCAAGTTGAATCAGCAATTGTTTCATCTTCCGGAACATGGCATTATTCATCTGTCGAATGGCGGGAAGGTCCACATCGATCGAATCTCGCACCAAATCCTGCAAACGGAAATTGAAGGCATCCGGATCTTCCCAATAAAAAGGATAGCAACCATGTTCCAGATAATTCCGGAAAATGGGGACTATGTTTACTTCATCCATCACCTGTTGCGTCACTTCCGCATGGTTAAGCAAAAGTTCGTCCAACGGGACCGGTTTGAGATCCAACGCACCTTCATAGGACAAATATTCACGGAACGACATGGTATGTAACGTATACCAATCGCCTTTCCCGTCAAAAGGCATCTCCGTCTTCTCTCCTTCAACCAGCAAAGGTGCAGCAAACACTATCTGCATATCAGGATAATCGTCGTGTAAACACTCTATCGCCTGTACCCAGCTACCATATCGATGGACATTATCTAGAAAAAGATGCCTGCCCCCCTCTTCATAAAATTGCCTGACCGTTTCGGACAACATGCACCGTTCCTGAAACCATATATTATCGAGAGGCAAATACAGGGCTTCATGAGAATCGCCATAAGCCAATTTGATACGCTGCAACAAAAGCGTTGTTTTTCCCACCCCTTTCGCTCCAAAGATACCGATCAGCCTCCTGTCCCACTTGACCTGTCGGGATAAGTAACGCTGGAAACCCAGATTTACGCCTTTAAGTAACTGCTCATGGTTTAACCAAAACATGTCCATAGTATAACTGATTTGACACAAAAATAATATATAAAAGCCAATCTACAAAACCAACAACTTACAGGAAGAATAGTTTTTTTCGTACCTTTGTCCCTATAAAAACCAATAAACAAATGGAAACGTCTAAAGTTTACTTTACCAATCTCCGTACGACCCCGTCCAGTAACTTGTTGGACAAGATGGAACGTCTCGTAAAACGTGCGGGCATAGCAAACATTGATTTCCAGAATCAGTTTGTAGCGATCAAGATCCACTTCGGCGAACCTGGTAACCTGGCCTTTATCCGGCCAAACTATGCAGCCCGGATGGCCACGTTGCTTCGCAACTTAGGGGCGAAGCCTTTCCTGACAGATTGCAACACCTTGTACTCAGGCCGTCGCGCCAATGCAGTAGACCATTTGGAAAGTGCAATGGAAAACGGTTTCAACCCCATTTCCGCCAAATGCGACGTGATTATCGCCGACGGCCTGAAAGGGACCGAATACCGTGAAATCGAAATCGACGGTGAATATTGTAAAGCTCCCAAAATCGGTTCCGCTATTGCCGATGCAGATATCATTATTTCTATGAACCACTTCAAAGGACACGAGCAGACCGGATTCGGCGGCGCTTTGAAGAACCTCGGCATGGGATGCGCCAGCGTAGGTGGAAAACTTGAACTTCACTCGGCATCACAACCCAGAATCGACATCGAAAGTTGCAAGGGTTGCAATATATGCGTCAAGCATTGCCGCCACGATGCCATTCATTTGAACGCTTCCCATAAAGCAGAAATCGACTACGGAAAATGTGTCGGTTGTGGCCAGTGCGTAGCTCTTTGCCAATACGACGGAGCCGTCATGGGTGAAGGCGACACGTCTGAACGTTTAAACTACAAGATCGCCGAATATACCAAAGCTGTCTTGTCCGGCAAGCCGAATTTCCACATCAGCTTTATCATGAATGTCTCACCTGAATGTGATTGTTGGAACCACAATGATGCAGCGATTGTGCCAGATCTGGGCATCGCCGCTTCTTTTGATCCGGTCGCATTAGACAAGGCTTGTGCCGATATGGTGATCAAGGCCCCGATCCTGGAGACTGGTAACCGCCTTTCAGACGCTCCGCATCACGAACATCTGGAAGGTTGCGACAAATTCCACCTCATGCACCCCGACACGAACTGGCAAGCAGGACTGGAACATGCTGAAAAGATTGGTCTTGGAACACAGAAATATGAATTAATAACTGTATAGACTAATGGAAGATACTATCTGCGCCGTATCAACTGCCCCCGGAGCCGGGGGGATTGCCGTCATCCGCATCTCCGGACCGGAAGCAATCGCAATCTGCAACACGATATTCGTACCGCGTACAGCAGGAAAAGGCCTGCTGTCACAGAAAGCCTATACACTGCGTTACGGTAGTATCAGGCGTGGTGAAGAGCTCATAGACGAGGTGCTGATCGCCCTTTTCCGCGCACCTCATTCTTTTACCGGCGAAGACACAGTAGAAATTACCTGCCACGGTTCCGTCTACATCCAGCAACAAATCATGCAACTTTTGATTGAAAGAGGTTGCCGCTCCGCCCTCCCCGGCGAATATACGCAACGTGCTTTCATGAACGGCAAGATGGACCTGAGCCAAGCCGAGGCGGTCGCTGACTTGATCGCCTCGACCTCAGCCGGTCAACACCGCTTGGCATTAAACCAGATGCGCGGTGGTTTCAGCCATGAATTAAAGAACTTGCGCGAACAACTTTTGCATATCACTTCTTTGATGGAACTGGAACTGGATTTCAGCGACCACGAGGAGTTGGAGTTCGCCGACCGTAGCGAACTCAGCACATTGGCGGCCCATATCGAAACAGTCATATCGCGTCTGGCCAACTCTTTCAGTGTAGGAAACGCGATCAAGAATGGCATTCCTGTAGCGATCATAGGTGAGACAAATGCCGGAAAATCGACTCTACTGAACGTCCTGCTGAATGAAGACAAAGCGATTGTCAGCGACATCCACGGTACAACCCGTGACGTCATCGAAGACACGATCAACATCGGAGGGATCACTTTCCGTTTCATCGACACCGCCGGCATCCGCGAAACGCACGATGCGATCGAAAGTATCGGTATCGAACGGACCTTCCAGAAGCTTGACCAAGCAGACATTGTCCTTTGGATGATAGATGCAGCCGATGCTTCTTTGCAGATCGCCCAATTATCCGAAAAGATACTACCTCGCTCGGAAGGTAAACAGCTGATCCTCGTTTTCAACAAAGCCGACCTGCTCACCGATCGCCAGTTTAAACCGACCGACCTTCCCGAAAACGTGCAATCGATCTTCATCTCGGCTAAGAAAAGAGAGCATATCGACAAGTTGCAGGATCTTCTGATCCAAGCTGCTCATATTCCCTCTTTGTCCTCAAACGACGTCATCGTCACTAATATCCGTCATTACGAAGCCCTAACCCACGCCCTCGAATCCATCCACCGTGTCCAGGAAGGTTTATCCGCCAATCTTTCCGGAGATTTCATCTCCCAAGACTTAAGAGAATGTATCTTCCACCTCTCAGATATCGTCGGAGAAGTCACTACAGACCAGGTATTAGGGAATATATTTGAGAGGTTTTGCATCGGGAAATAAGGTAGTATTACAAACCATAAACATCTATCATATTTAATTAGTAAGGCGTTCATTTTGAGCGCCTTTTCTTTTTGCCTTCATACCATATAATAATGGTTTCTAATGGTTTTTCATTCATTTTTTGTGTCGATTTTGTACCGCATGGGCTGATTTGGGTATTTTGCGATTTGCAAAGTAGTAGAGAGATTTCAATATGGTACAATATAGTTCAATATGATACAACTATTTGCATCCATAATTGGAGTAATAAATATAGTGTTTAACATAAAAAATGAATGTAAAATGGCAGCAAGCAAAATTAGAATTAAGAAAATCTGCGAATACTGCGGACAAGAATTTTATGCCTTGAAAACATCTACACGCTTTTGTTCAAAATCATGTAATGATAGGGCGTATAAAATGAGACAGAGAGTCAATACTGTTAAAAAGGCAGAATCAGAAAATCTAACAGTATCTCAAGAACGTACCTTTAGTGTAATTAATCAAAAAGAATATCTTTCAATAAAAGAAGTTGGAATACTTTTAGGTATCACATCAAGAGCAGTATATAATTATATTTATAGTGGACAACTGAAGGCAATAAAATTGAGTACAAGACTTACCATTATACATAAGTCTGACATAGACTCAATGATGAGTTCTACCCCTTATGTAAAACGAAATAGAATCTTTCACACTCCTATTACTGATTTTTATACCACCGCTGAAGTTGCAAGTAAATATGGAGTAAACGAATCATGGATATTTAAAGTAGGGAAAGAACAAAATATACCCAAAGTTTTCAAAAGAGGAAAAACATACTGGAGTGCTAAGCATTTTGATAAATATTTTGCATCTAAAGCACCGGACTCCAACATTACGGAATGGTATTCTGTAGAAGATCTAACGGAAAAGTTTGGCATGACAACAAGTGCTATATATTCTTTTGTTTCCCGATTTGCAATTCCAAAGAAAAAAATCAAACGGCAGGTATTCTATTCAAAAAAACATGTAGATATTGCCAAAGGTCTTGCTAAAGCTGAACCAGAATATTATACGACAGCCGAAGCTATGGAAAAATACAATC from Parabacteroides merdae ATCC 43184 includes the following:
- a CDS encoding DUF362 domain-containing protein, translated to METSKVYFTNLRTTPSSNLLDKMERLVKRAGIANIDFQNQFVAIKIHFGEPGNLAFIRPNYAARMATLLRNLGAKPFLTDCNTLYSGRRANAVDHLESAMENGFNPISAKCDVIIADGLKGTEYREIEIDGEYCKAPKIGSAIADADIIISMNHFKGHEQTGFGGALKNLGMGCASVGGKLELHSASQPRIDIESCKGCNICVKHCRHDAIHLNASHKAEIDYGKCVGCGQCVALCQYDGAVMGEGDTSERLNYKIAEYTKAVLSGKPNFHISFIMNVSPECDCWNHNDAAIVPDLGIAASFDPVALDKACADMVIKAPILETGNRLSDAPHHEHLEGCDKFHLMHPDTNWQAGLEHAEKIGLGTQKYELITV
- a CDS encoding nitroreductase family protein, translating into MLENMKNRRTIRKYTTQDIPDALLNELLEVAARASNTGNMQLYSVVITRDKANKEKLAPAHFNQPMITAAPVVLTFCADANRFVKWAELRDAVAGFDNFQTFIASTIDAMLFAQSFCTAAEEKGLGICYLGTTAYNADKIIDALSLPRLVVPIVTVTVGYPDGMPEQVERLPLGAVVHQEVYTDYTSASIDALYHDKEELEVNKQFVRENDKKTLAQVFTDVRYTKANNEYFSDVLLKVLKGQGFL
- a CDS encoding AAA family ATPase; its protein translation is MDMFWLNHEQLLKGVNLGFQRYLSRQVKWDRRLIGIFGAKGVGKTTLLLQRIKLAYGDSHEALYLPLDNIWFQERCMLSETVRQFYEEGGRHLFLDNVHRYGSWVQAIECLHDDYPDMQIVFAAPLLVEGEKTEMPFDGKGDWYTLHTMSFREYLSYEGALDLKPVPLDELLLNHAEVTQQVMDEVNIVPIFRNYLEHGCYPFYWEDPDAFNFRLQDLVRDSIDVDLPAIRQMNNAMFRKMKQLLIQLAQEAPEFPRMQALTSKYEADNTHIHRLLGYIKEIGVLRILQVRKEDGTLARSYRSFLANTNLMASLFREMERVYVGETFFVDQMSNCGTVELLHNGDYRVNEKYTFMIGDPLMDYERIKNVENAFAAIHGQPKSVGNKIPVWALGLCY
- the mnmE gene encoding tRNA uridine-5-carboxymethylaminomethyl(34) synthesis GTPase MnmE, with amino-acid sequence MEDTICAVSTAPGAGGIAVIRISGPEAIAICNTIFVPRTAGKGLLSQKAYTLRYGSIRRGEELIDEVLIALFRAPHSFTGEDTVEITCHGSVYIQQQIMQLLIERGCRSALPGEYTQRAFMNGKMDLSQAEAVADLIASTSAGQHRLALNQMRGGFSHELKNLREQLLHITSLMELELDFSDHEELEFADRSELSTLAAHIETVISRLANSFSVGNAIKNGIPVAIIGETNAGKSTLLNVLLNEDKAIVSDIHGTTRDVIEDTINIGGITFRFIDTAGIRETHDAIESIGIERTFQKLDQADIVLWMIDAADASLQIAQLSEKILPRSEGKQLILVFNKADLLTDRQFKPTDLPENVQSIFISAKKREHIDKLQDLLIQAAHIPSLSSNDVIVTNIRHYEALTHALESIHRVQEGLSANLSGDFISQDLRECIFHLSDIVGEVTTDQVLGNIFERFCIGK
- a CDS encoding helix-turn-helix domain-containing protein, with the translated sequence MAASKIRIKKICEYCGQEFYALKTSTRFCSKSCNDRAYKMRQRVNTVKKAESENLTVSQERTFSVINQKEYLSIKEVGILLGITSRAVYNYIYSGQLKAIKLSTRLTIIHKSDIDSMMSSTPYVKRNRIFHTPITDFYTTAEVASKYGVNESWIFKVGKEQNIPKVFKRGKTYWSAKHFDKYFASKAPDSNITEWYSVEDLTEKFGMTTSAIYSFVSRFAIPKKKIKRQVFYSKKHVDIAKGLAKAEPEYYTTAEAMEKYNLTRDQLYHYVKWHHISKVQEGKYIKISRKELDDLLAPPSI